The following are encoded in a window of Spirochaeta cellobiosiphila DSM 17781 genomic DNA:
- the dprA gene encoding DNA-processing protein DprA: MDNFLIALSYLEFLSFEERCLIFDTFDWDSFKKIELSDLQQLIGRNIKTKAKLGSELIEEVQRIESIISDQEIGILNYWKKEYPPLLREIVNPPFNIFYKGTMSENTVNSLAIVGTRKPSELAKRRVYEWSEYLSRNGINIVSGLALGIDSAAHYGSVNTKAPTTAVLANGVDYVYPKVNKILVQKILENKGCLISEYVPSTEPRPFRFPARNRIISGISRGTLLCEAPIKSGALITVDYALEQNRDVFVDKRSSLNINGEGCLRLISQGAQSILEPEEILMNWNLEIHNDIALNTKENN; encoded by the coding sequence ATGGATAATTTTTTAATTGCTCTCAGTTATTTAGAATTTCTGAGTTTTGAAGAACGCTGTTTGATTTTTGATACTTTTGATTGGGATAGTTTTAAAAAGATTGAATTGTCAGATTTGCAACAATTAATAGGTAGAAATATCAAAACCAAAGCAAAATTGGGAAGTGAACTAATAGAGGAAGTACAACGAATTGAGAGCATTATTTCAGATCAAGAGATTGGAATTCTAAATTATTGGAAAAAAGAATATCCTCCATTATTAAGAGAAATAGTAAACCCACCTTTTAATATATTTTATAAGGGGACAATGTCTGAAAATACTGTGAATTCTCTTGCTATTGTTGGGACGCGAAAACCGAGTGAATTAGCTAAAAGGCGTGTTTATGAATGGAGCGAATACTTAAGTAGAAATGGAATTAATATTGTCAGTGGACTAGCTTTAGGAATTGATTCTGCTGCGCATTATGGCTCTGTTAATACTAAAGCACCAACAACAGCTGTTCTGGCTAATGGTGTAGATTATGTATACCCTAAAGTAAATAAGATTTTGGTTCAAAAAATCTTAGAAAACAAGGGATGTCTGATCAGTGAATATGTTCCTAGTACAGAACCTCGACCTTTTAGATTTCCAGCTAGAAACAGAATAATAAGTGGGATTTCTAGAGGCACCTTATTATGTGAAGCACCCATTAAATCGGGAGCCCTAATTACTGTGGATTATGCTTTAGAACAAAATAGAGATGTTTTTGTTGACAAAAGAAGCTCGCTTAATATTAATGGCGAAGGATGTTTGAGATTAATATCTCAAGGGGCGCAATCAATACTGGAGCCTGAAGAAATCCTAATGAATTGGAATTTAGAAATACACAATGATATAGCACTAAATACCAAGGAGAATAACTAG
- a CDS encoding tetratricopeptide repeat protein, whose amino-acid sequence MKKLRILTFILLLFVGCKDTKGNALKILTETEDSSDRYSFESDVSSERIKELKDQINNWQNLVDQKVEATANIGYYYKLLGGTYFENEMYGPSLEAFQKAINIYPDNSILHFKAAVSSAKIAKSLPSNSSLEYFKLSEEYYKKAIQRNPQYGEALYGLSILYIFELSTPLEAIPLVDKLMSIREYNMEALFLRARLYVITGDIEKAVDIYDQIIKTSKNSDKREQAQQNKKILLEKWNG is encoded by the coding sequence ATGAAAAAATTGCGTATATTAACATTTATCCTATTATTGTTTGTTGGTTGTAAAGATACAAAGGGTAATGCTCTAAAAATATTAACTGAAACGGAGGATTCTTCTGATCGCTATTCTTTTGAATCTGATGTATCAAGTGAAAGAATAAAAGAATTAAAGGATCAGATTAATAATTGGCAGAATCTTGTTGATCAGAAAGTGGAAGCAACAGCTAATATTGGTTATTATTACAAGCTTCTCGGAGGGACATATTTTGAAAATGAAATGTACGGCCCTTCATTAGAAGCTTTTCAGAAAGCAATAAATATTTATCCTGATAATTCAATACTTCATTTTAAAGCAGCAGTTTCTTCAGCAAAAATTGCAAAGTCATTACCATCAAACTCATCTTTGGAATATTTTAAACTTAGCGAAGAGTACTATAAAAAAGCTATACAAAGGAATCCTCAATACGGTGAAGCTTTATATGGTTTAAGTATTCTATATATATTTGAATTGTCAACTCCGTTGGAAGCTATTCCTTTAGTTGATAAATTGATGTCAATTCGCGAGTATAATATGGAAGCGTTGTTTCTTCGGGCACGGCTATATGTTATAACTGGAGATATCGAGAAGGCTGTTGACATATATGATCAGATTATAAAGACTTCAAAAAATTCAGATAAGAGGGAACAAGCTCAACAAAATAAAAAAATATTATTGGAAAAATGGAATGGATAA
- the fliE gene encoding flagellar hook-basal body complex protein FliE — protein sequence MSFLSSNQVIGNNMEMFRSNPKHFDKEGQIGLDEKSRGGFDSVLIDALQNVNDTQIQSVSLAQQLITDPDTVDVHDVSIALAEANMTLSLTKQVVDKAISAYKEITSLR from the coding sequence ATGAGTTTCCTGTCATCAAATCAAGTAATTGGTAACAACATGGAGATGTTTAGATCTAATCCTAAGCACTTTGATAAAGAAGGACAGATTGGACTTGATGAAAAATCTCGGGGGGGATTTGATTCTGTCTTAATTGATGCCCTTCAAAATGTTAATGATACACAAATACAGTCTGTTTCTTTAGCGCAACAGTTAATAACGGATCCTGATACAGTGGATGTTCATGATGTTTCGATAGCGTTGGCTGAAGCAAATATGACCTTGAGTTTGACAAAACAAGTTGTAGATAAAGCTATTTCTGCATATAAGGAGATAACCTCCTTGAGGTAG
- the flgB gene encoding flagellar basal body rod protein FlgB: MFEGNSFGKTIGILHKSMDVGLLRRQVIANNIANAETPGFKRSEVNFESQLKRALDSEKTGGAFEPLMNNPLHMNFDKKLDWNTVQPKTILDSSSSVNNNGNNVDIEEEMMSALENQLLYQTQTDAVAGLFKQINIVLR; this comes from the coding sequence ATGTTTGAAGGTAATAGTTTTGGTAAGACAATTGGAATATTGCATAAATCAATGGACGTTGGTTTATTGAGGCGACAAGTTATTGCTAACAATATTGCTAATGCAGAGACTCCTGGTTTTAAGAGATCAGAAGTTAATTTTGAATCTCAGTTAAAAAGAGCCCTAGATTCAGAAAAAACTGGTGGAGCTTTTGAACCTCTAATGAATAATCCTCTTCATATGAATTTTGATAAAAAATTAGATTGGAATACAGTACAGCCAAAAACGATCCTGGATTCATCAAGTAGTGTTAATAATAATGGTAATAATGTTGATATTGAAGAAGAAATGATGTCAGCATTGGAAAATCAGTTATTATATCAGACTCAGACTGATGCTGTAGCAGGTCTATTTAAACAAATTAATATAGTGTTAAGGTAG
- the flgC gene encoding flagellar basal body rod protein FlgC, which yields MGMFSSINIASSGLTAQRLRLDVIADNIANVNTTRTPEGGPFRRSRVIMKSRVNQPYWQGPFVPKDLDNGLGKGVKVEKVEKDYDSELRLVYDPTHPDAIKVGPKAGYVEYSNVNSVNEMVDMISASRSYEANVAIVNGSKEMFMKALDIGR from the coding sequence ATGGGAATGTTTTCCTCAATTAATATAGCATCCTCTGGATTAACAGCTCAAAGGTTACGTTTAGATGTAATTGCAGATAACATAGCAAACGTTAATACTACTAGAACTCCAGAAGGTGGTCCTTTTAGACGAAGTCGTGTTATCATGAAATCCAGAGTTAATCAACCTTATTGGCAAGGCCCTTTTGTTCCAAAAGACTTAGATAATGGGCTTGGGAAGGGTGTAAAAGTTGAGAAGGTTGAAAAAGATTATGACTCTGAATTAAGATTAGTGTATGATCCTACACATCCAGATGCAATAAAGGTGGGGCCTAAGGCCGGTTACGTAGAATATTCAAATGTTAACTCAGTTAATGAAATGGTGGATATGATATCAGCAAGTAGATCATATGAAGCCAATGTTGCCATTGTTAATGGATCAAAAGAAATGTTTATGAAAGCATTGGATATTGGGAGATAA
- a CDS encoding site-specific tyrosine recombinase: MMINKAYEIYLTLEKHLQKRSVEEYIRDVNEYVTFLNENNLVISDFNITDLELYISRCKSRGLSSYALARKISSLRSFCRFLQLKEYRNDNPSTFLEQPKKGTIYPTVFSEEEVDSILELIDLSKPIGIRDRALFELIYSCGLRISEVASLTMESLFLNEGIIKIRGKGDKDRYVPIGDAAIYWLDVYLKDSRPKLMKSSCLSTFCFLNNRGQVLSRKGIWKNFKALLQKANLEGKVHTLRHSFATHLLKGGADLRSVQELLGHADISTTQVYTHYNTNELEDQYRKYHPYEN; the protein is encoded by the coding sequence ATGATGATTAATAAAGCTTATGAAATATATTTAACACTAGAGAAACATCTACAGAAACGTTCAGTAGAAGAATACATACGGGATGTAAATGAGTATGTAACATTTCTTAATGAGAATAATCTTGTCATAAGTGACTTCAATATTACTGATTTAGAGTTGTATATTTCTAGATGTAAATCCCGTGGATTATCATCATATGCTTTAGCTAGGAAAATAAGTAGCTTAAGAAGCTTTTGTAGATTTCTACAGCTCAAAGAATACAGAAATGACAATCCTTCTACGTTTTTGGAACAGCCAAAAAAAGGGACCATTTATCCTACTGTTTTTTCTGAAGAAGAAGTAGATAGTATTTTGGAACTCATCGATTTATCAAAACCAATAGGTATTAGAGATAGAGCTTTGTTTGAATTAATATATTCCTGTGGGCTAAGAATATCTGAAGTTGCCTCTTTAACTATGGAATCGTTATTTCTAAATGAAGGAATAATAAAAATTCGAGGTAAAGGTGACAAGGACCGTTATGTTCCTATTGGAGATGCTGCCATATATTGGTTAGATGTTTATTTAAAAGATTCTCGACCTAAGCTAATGAAATCATCGTGTTTATCTACATTCTGTTTTTTAAACAATAGAGGCCAAGTATTAAGCCGCAAAGGTATTTGGAAGAATTTTAAAGCATTATTACAAAAAGCTAATTTAGAAGGAAAAGTACATACATTAAGGCATTCTTTTGCGACTCATTTGTTAAAAGGAGGTGCTGACTTAAGATCTGTTCAAGAACTACTTGGACATGCAGATATTTCAACTACTCAAGTGTACACACACTATAATACAAATGAGTTGGAAGATCAGTATAGGAAATATCATCCTTATGAGAATTAA
- the hslU gene encoding ATP-dependent protease ATPase subunit HslU has translation MAHNVEDMSPKEIVEALDKYIIGQNRAKKSVALAVRNRIRRQKLSEELQEEIAPKNIIMIGPTGVGKTEIARRLSKLTGAPFIKVEATKYTEVGYVGRDVESMVRDLMHSAVATVKDELRYGIEAKAEEKTEEILLDLLLPGSKKDESTVEGSDTRDKFRQMLKDGKFDEKQVEINVSSKGNMPSIEIFSGTSFEEMDMNLGSLGNIFGNKKKKKNVSVSQARKIILQEEIEKLIDYDRASEIAKDRVENLGIIFIDEIDKIATKQGNSSGDVSREGVQRDILPIVEGSKVNTKFGIIDTSHILFIAAGAFHISKPSDLIPELQGRFPIRVELEELGAEDFEKILTQPRNALIKQYQELLKTEGVTLDFTVDGIKRISEIAVQVNTQTENIGARRLHTVLEKVLEDVSFCAPDLIGQVIPITPEYINERIGDIVKNEDLSRYIL, from the coding sequence ATGGCTCACAATGTGGAAGATATGTCACCAAAAGAGATCGTTGAAGCATTAGATAAGTATATTATTGGTCAGAATAGAGCTAAAAAATCAGTAGCATTAGCTGTTCGTAATAGAATAAGAAGACAGAAACTATCAGAGGAATTGCAAGAAGAAATAGCTCCTAAGAATATTATAATGATAGGGCCCACAGGAGTCGGAAAAACAGAAATTGCTAGACGTCTTAGTAAATTGACAGGGGCACCTTTTATAAAAGTAGAAGCTACAAAGTATACGGAAGTTGGATATGTTGGCCGAGATGTCGAGTCAATGGTGAGAGACCTAATGCATTCTGCTGTCGCAACTGTAAAAGATGAGCTGAGGTATGGTATTGAGGCTAAGGCTGAGGAAAAAACCGAAGAAATCTTACTTGATCTATTATTACCTGGAAGTAAAAAAGACGAATCTACTGTGGAAGGATCAGATACTAGAGATAAGTTTCGACAGATGCTTAAGGACGGGAAATTTGATGAAAAACAGGTCGAGATAAATGTTTCTTCAAAAGGCAATATGCCTTCTATTGAGATATTTTCTGGAACCAGTTTTGAAGAAATGGATATGAATTTAGGTTCTTTAGGTAATATATTCGGAAACAAAAAGAAGAAGAAAAATGTATCAGTATCTCAAGCTAGGAAGATAATCCTACAAGAGGAAATCGAAAAATTAATAGATTATGATAGAGCCTCTGAAATAGCCAAAGACAGAGTAGAGAACTTGGGTATCATATTCATTGATGAAATAGACAAAATTGCTACTAAGCAAGGTAATTCAAGTGGAGACGTGAGCAGGGAAGGAGTTCAAAGAGATATTCTTCCTATTGTTGAAGGTAGTAAAGTTAATACCAAGTTTGGAATAATTGATACCTCACATATCCTTTTTATTGCAGCAGGAGCTTTTCATATCTCAAAACCATCTGATCTTATTCCTGAATTACAAGGTCGTTTTCCTATTCGTGTGGAATTGGAAGAGTTAGGTGCTGAGGATTTTGAAAAAATATTGACTCAACCCAGAAATGCTCTCATCAAACAATATCAAGAATTGTTAAAAACAGAGGGTGTAACATTAGATTTTACAGTAGATGGAATCAAACGGATCTCGGAAATAGCTGTACAAGTCAATACTCAGACTGAAAATATAGGTGCTCGTAGATTACACACAGTACTGGAAAAAGTTTTAGAAGATGTAAGTTTTTGTGCTCCCGATCTGATAGGGCAAGTTATCCCCATTACACCTGAATATATAAATGAACGGATTGGTGATATTGTAAAAAATGAAGATTTGAGTAGATATATTTTATAG
- the xerA gene encoding site-specific tyrosine recombinase/integron integrase, producing MSVGDISSLKQLALQYIRHLSAIKHYSEHTVIAYQQDIEEWIRYLEINGLQEDSWTASLYITTLVGENKKSRTINRKISALRSFYKYCKKHSHMESPFELIENLKTPRHLPDYLFYDEIQKLIDNCDDSFEGLRDRLLIEVLYSSGMRISEALNLKQKEIGSNKIKIKGKGNKERYVFIGNKCRNTMERYLNKEETRLSDYLFMDSDGRRLSSQKASSIIKSLAVKSGLRKNVTPHVLRHSFATHLMNEGADLRIVQELLGHSNLSTTQIYTHMSTNRLNEVYRNAHPHGRGLSRLPKIVHEKLKDGVNGN from the coding sequence ATGTCTGTAGGAGATATTAGTAGTCTCAAACAATTAGCTCTTCAGTATATCAGACACTTGAGTGCAATAAAACATTATTCTGAACACACTGTTATAGCATACCAACAAGATATCGAAGAATGGATTAGGTACTTAGAAATAAATGGTCTTCAAGAAGATAGTTGGACTGCTTCCCTCTATATAACTACATTAGTTGGAGAAAATAAAAAATCGAGAACAATAAACCGGAAAATATCAGCCCTTCGTAGCTTTTATAAATATTGTAAAAAACACTCTCATATGGAAAGTCCTTTTGAATTAATAGAAAATTTGAAAACTCCAAGACATTTGCCGGATTATTTATTCTATGATGAAATTCAGAAATTGATTGATAATTGTGATGATTCTTTTGAAGGTCTTCGCGATAGGTTGTTAATAGAAGTGTTGTATTCAAGTGGTATGCGTATTTCTGAAGCATTGAATTTAAAACAAAAAGAGATAGGTTCTAATAAAATTAAGATTAAAGGAAAAGGTAATAAAGAAAGATATGTCTTCATTGGAAACAAATGTAGAAATACCATGGAAAGATATTTAAATAAAGAAGAGACACGCTTGTCAGATTATCTATTTATGGATAGTGATGGTAGGCGCTTGTCTTCTCAAAAGGCGAGTAGTATTATAAAATCACTCGCTGTTAAATCTGGATTAAGAAAGAATGTAACACCCCATGTATTGAGACATTCATTTGCAACACATTTGATGAATGAAGGTGCTGACTTAAGAATAGTTCAAGAACTGCTAGGTCATTCCAATCTTTCAACAACACAGATTTATACACATATGTCAACGAATCGTTTGAATGAGGTATATAGAAATGCCCATCCTCATGGGAGAGGGCTTAGTCGATTACCAAAAATTGTTCATGAAAAACTAAAGGATGGAGTTAATGGAAATTAG
- the hslV gene encoding ATP-dependent protease subunit HslV: MEIRGTTIIAVKKKDSVAMAGDGQVTLGNTVMKGNARKVRKIFGGKVLIGFAGATADAFTLFEKFENKLNLYGGDVKRSAVELAKDWRTDRVLRKLEAMMLVADKENLLLLSGTGDVIEPEENSIAIGSGGSFAYAASLAYMDQETELSAGQIASKCIKIAGDICIYTNQNITLEELE; encoded by the coding sequence ATGGAAATTAGAGGGACTACTATCATAGCTGTGAAAAAAAAGGATAGTGTAGCTATGGCTGGAGATGGTCAAGTAACACTAGGCAACACAGTTATGAAAGGAAATGCTCGAAAAGTCAGAAAAATATTTGGGGGTAAAGTATTAATTGGTTTTGCTGGAGCAACGGCGGATGCCTTTACTTTATTCGAAAAATTTGAAAATAAACTTAATTTGTATGGTGGAGATGTGAAACGTTCTGCAGTTGAACTTGCAAAAGATTGGAGAACAGATCGTGTATTAAGGAAACTTGAGGCGATGATGCTAGTAGCAGATAAAGAGAATCTCTTACTTTTGAGTGGAACAGGTGATGTTATAGAACCAGAAGAAAATTCCATAGCTATAGGTTCAGGAGGTAGCTTCGCCTATGCGGCTTCTTTAGCCTATATGGATCAAGAAACTGAATTATCTGCAGGCCAAATTGCTTCAAAGTGTATAAAAATTGCAGGCGATATTTGTATTTACACTAATCAAAATATTACTTTGGAGGAACTAGAATAA
- the ftsA gene encoding cell division protein FtsA, with amino-acid sequence MASDDLIVGLDIGTSKVTAIIAERNYDGDIDIIGIGQTKSTGLRRGVVINIEATLKSVSEAIEEAEQMAGRDVYEVVTCLAGGAIEGINSRGVVAITGKGREISEEDISRVIDAAKAVVIPMDREVLHVIPQEFIVDDQRGIKDPLNMIGIRLESEVHIITGSVSSSQNLIRCVNRAGFKVNEIILESIAVSRSVLNKDEREMGVLLIDLGGGTTDIMVYMDGAPFHSSLISIGGDQVTSDLSYGLKIPPEEAERIKIQSGICYFPLVEEGSEVILPALGSRPATYIPKQTICEIIQPRMEEIFSMVREQILRKNYHNRLGGGIVLTGGGALLSGAVELAQEMFGLPVRIGLPFKLHGLSDEYSTPDMATAIGLVQYTWDKKKSELGEVLPKREIEYPFWSKLKRWLKEFI; translated from the coding sequence TTGGCATCTGATGATTTGATTGTTGGATTAGATATAGGAACCTCTAAAGTCACAGCGATAATTGCTGAAAGGAATTATGATGGTGACATCGATATTATAGGTATAGGTCAAACAAAATCTACTGGATTAAGAAGAGGTGTGGTAATTAACATAGAAGCCACTCTTAAATCTGTATCAGAAGCTATTGAAGAAGCAGAGCAAATGGCTGGTCGTGATGTTTATGAAGTGGTGACTTGTTTAGCCGGTGGTGCAATTGAAGGAATAAATTCTAGAGGTGTTGTTGCTATAACCGGAAAAGGACGTGAAATATCCGAAGAGGATATTAGTCGTGTCATTGATGCAGCTAAAGCTGTTGTTATTCCAATGGATCGTGAAGTGTTACATGTTATTCCACAAGAGTTTATTGTTGATGATCAACGAGGAATAAAGGACCCTTTAAACATGATAGGTATTCGATTGGAATCTGAAGTCCATATTATAACTGGAAGTGTTAGTTCCTCGCAAAATCTAATTCGTTGTGTAAACAGAGCCGGTTTTAAAGTAAATGAAATAATTCTCGAATCTATTGCTGTTTCCCGTTCTGTATTGAATAAAGACGAACGGGAAATGGGTGTTTTGCTTATTGATCTTGGTGGTGGGACGACAGATATTATGGTCTACATGGATGGCGCCCCCTTTCATTCAAGTCTCATTTCTATTGGCGGGGATCAAGTAACTAGTGACTTGTCATACGGATTAAAAATACCTCCAGAAGAGGCTGAACGGATTAAAATTCAATCAGGTATTTGCTATTTTCCTTTAGTTGAAGAGGGTTCAGAGGTTATCTTACCAGCACTAGGGAGCAGACCTGCCACTTATATCCCTAAGCAGACTATTTGTGAAATTATTCAACCAAGAATGGAAGAAATATTTAGCATGGTTCGGGAACAAATACTTAGGAAAAACTACCATAACAGGTTAGGTGGTGGAATTGTATTAACTGGAGGAGGAGCTCTTTTATCGGGAGCAGTAGAGCTGGCTCAGGAAATGTTCGGGCTTCCTGTAAGGATAGGTCTTCCTTTTAAATTACATGGATTAAGTGATGAATATTCTACCCCAGATATGGCTACTGCTATAGGGCTAGTACAATATACATGGGATAAGAAAAAATCAGAGTTAGGAGAAGTTCTCCCTAAACGTGAAATTGAGTATCCTTTTTGGTCAAAGTTAAAGCGATGGCTGAAAGAGTTCATATAA
- the ftsZ gene encoding cell division protein FtsZ, with protein sequence MNIEIIEGNTNNHTVIKVIGAGGGGTNAVNRMIKCGLKDVDFIAANTDLQALEMSMAETQLPLGSKLTGGLGAGGKPEIGEKAAEEDLDIIRQALNGADMVFVTAGMGGGTGTGAAPVIAKIAKDLGALTVAVVTKPFNFEGPRKMRIAEEGIKRLHNEVDTLITIPNQYLLKVVEKNTPIRDAFLRADDVLRMGVQGISDLITVPGEINIDFADVRTIMEGQGDALMGVGIGHGDNRAVDAATSAINNPLLEDASINGAKGLLVNVTGGPDFSISEYQEVMEIISASVDDNAMVIQGTATNEGLEDEVRVTVIATGFKKHDGVFEEDKSATTKEDKSEVLSFDEWENMNKGLNYGKSPSVDFLQNRNADEDNLSIPAYIRNRKRNYKQGEL encoded by the coding sequence ATGAATATAGAAATAATTGAAGGAAATACAAATAACCACACCGTTATTAAAGTAATTGGTGCTGGTGGTGGCGGTACTAATGCTGTTAACAGAATGATAAAGTGTGGATTAAAAGATGTAGATTTTATTGCCGCAAATACTGATTTACAGGCATTAGAAATGTCGATGGCTGAAACTCAATTGCCATTAGGTTCTAAACTTACTGGTGGTTTGGGTGCAGGTGGAAAACCAGAAATTGGTGAAAAAGCTGCAGAAGAAGATCTTGATATCATTAGGCAAGCCCTTAATGGTGCTGATATGGTTTTTGTTACAGCTGGTATGGGTGGAGGAACCGGTACGGGTGCCGCACCAGTAATTGCTAAGATAGCAAAAGATCTTGGAGCTTTAACAGTAGCCGTAGTCACTAAACCTTTTAATTTTGAAGGTCCAAGAAAGATGAGGATAGCAGAAGAGGGAATAAAAAGATTACACAACGAAGTTGATACTCTAATTACCATTCCGAATCAGTATTTGCTAAAAGTGGTAGAGAAAAACACCCCTATTCGTGATGCTTTCCTTAGAGCTGATGATGTCCTTCGAATGGGAGTACAAGGTATAAGTGATTTAATTACAGTTCCAGGTGAAATCAATATCGACTTTGCAGACGTAAGAACTATTATGGAAGGACAGGGAGATGCCTTGATGGGTGTTGGAATAGGTCATGGGGATAATCGTGCTGTTGATGCTGCAACTTCAGCCATAAATAACCCACTACTTGAAGATGCCTCGATTAATGGTGCAAAAGGGTTGTTAGTCAATGTAACTGGTGGACCAGATTTCTCAATTTCTGAATATCAAGAGGTAATGGAGATTATATCTGCAAGTGTTGATGATAATGCGATGGTTATTCAAGGTACTGCTACAAATGAAGGTCTTGAAGATGAAGTTCGGGTAACAGTAATTGCTACTGGGTTCAAAAAACATGATGGCGTTTTTGAAGAGGACAAATCTGCAACGACAAAAGAGGATAAATCAGAAGTATTATCTTTTGATGAATGGGAAAATATGAACAAAGGATTAAATTATGGAAAATCCCCTTCTGTGGATTTTCTACAAAACAGAAACGCAGATGAAGACAATTTGTCCATCCCCGCATACATAAGGAATCGGAAAAGAAATTATAAACAAGGGGAATTATGA